A genomic region of Kineococcus rhizosphaerae contains the following coding sequences:
- a CDS encoding methyltransferase domain-containing protein yields the protein MAKERGRPRTSTVLWDGVQRLLADAAADSGASELTVVDLGGGTGGLAVRVAALGHRVVVVDPSPDALAALERRTVEAGLSGRVRSVQGDAAELSGLLAAGSVDVLLCHGVLEVVDDPAAALRAAHDVLRPGGRLSLLVAQWPASVLSRVLAGHLGQALHVLSGDEHRWSPNDPLRRRYDRARATALAEQAGFTVTAVEGARTFSDVVPSASAESDDDLALLHELELLAAASPELQVLAGQLHLHATR from the coding sequence GTGGCGAAGGAACGGGGCCGCCCCCGCACCTCGACGGTCCTGTGGGACGGGGTCCAGCGTCTGCTCGCCGACGCGGCCGCCGACAGCGGCGCCTCCGAGCTCACCGTCGTCGACCTCGGCGGGGGGACCGGCGGTCTCGCCGTCCGGGTCGCCGCGCTCGGGCACCGCGTCGTCGTCGTCGACCCGTCCCCGGACGCGCTCGCCGCGCTGGAACGCCGCACGGTCGAGGCCGGACTGTCCGGACGGGTCCGTTCCGTCCAGGGCGACGCGGCCGAACTGTCGGGTCTGCTCGCTGCCGGCAGCGTCGACGTCCTGCTGTGCCACGGCGTCCTGGAGGTCGTCGACGACCCGGCTGCGGCCCTGCGCGCCGCGCACGACGTCCTGCGCCCCGGCGGCCGGCTCAGCCTGCTCGTCGCCCAGTGGCCGGCGAGCGTGCTGTCCCGCGTCCTGGCCGGCCACCTCGGGCAGGCCCTGCACGTGCTGTCCGGCGACGAGCACCGGTGGAGCCCGAACGACCCGTTGCGCCGCCGCTACGACCGGGCGCGTGCGACGGCCCTGGCCGAGCAGGCCGGGTTCACCGTCACCGCGGTGGAGGGGGCCCGCACCTTCAGCGACGTCGTGCCGTCGGCCAGCGCCGAGTCCGACGACGACCTCGCGCTGCTGCACGAGCTGGAGCTCCTCGCCGCCGCCTCGCCCGAGCTGCAGGTCCTGGCCGGTCAGCTGCACCTGCACGCCACCCGCTGA
- a CDS encoding DNA polymerase III subunit alpha — MTTRTTPVAPFPHLHVASGYSLRHGTSTPAALVARAVDLGLSTLALTDRDGLYGAVKFVRACEAAGLAPVLGVDLATTPTGLASGLPAWSDPSVAVRRTASRSPVRGGAVVDPRFPRVTVLALGTDDAGTGNGWAALCRLVSATHLGGERGNPVSSLELVTTHAHRPDGRTALAVLLGPGSELGRAVLARRDDLAGAVLRRWRALSPPGSLHVEIVCHHGAPGTAGSVEHAARMLAFARAAGVPAVLTAAVRSAGPEGALTADLLDAVRRLVPLATRHTDRVSGQGHLLPSADMARTAADVAHAVGDPAVAAELLAATHLLADRAVQDPGTDLGIGAHHLPDPAALGLAEAVDQDAVLRRRCEAGVSRRYPGADREQEDRVRQRLDDELAIVRDVGFASYFLTVADVCELTRAMDVRIAARGSGAGSLVNHLLGISDVDPIEHRLLMERFLNPRRGQLPDIDLDVESARREEVYAAVLGRFGAERVTCVSMMDSFRVRHAVRDVGAALGLPPVEVDAIATAFPHLRARDARTAIAELPELRRSGLGQERLEVFFDLVERLDGLPRHVALHPCGIVLSNPRLLDRTPVEASWKGFPMSQFDKDDVEDLGLLKLDVLGIRMQSAMAYAVQEIARVEEVRVDLDDRGQVPLDDPATYKLIRSTRTLGCFQIESPGQRELVGKFGPRTFDDIIVDISLFRPGPVKSDMVTPFLQVRQGWTEPEHLDDRLEHVLGPTGGVVVFHEQVIEIIRATTGHDLAVSDEYRRHLGTRAGQAEMEPEFRRGALEHGYPEAVVDRIWEVLTAFASFGFCKAHAAAFALPTYQSAWLKAHHPAAFLAGVLTHDPGMYPKRLILDDARNLGIAVLGLDVNASGATYRVERVDPPEHPPEHLPGGGLDPWLGGHGVRNPEGLGAGIADGTGFGIRLSLTDVKGISAAEVARIIAGRPYRSLADLWHRARPSRPVAERLVLAGALDSLHGVRPVGRAGDAAPRRGRATHRDLLLQVAELERWNRSTSAPVASRTLSRDPLRTLDVRVAAAAQSRASRPVDVPDRAVQLALDLGDAPEGVAVSGLPEMTGSERVRAELDVLGLDASAHVVDAYAPLLRALRVTPSRDLRSQRNAAELLVAGVKVATQTPPVRSGRRVVFLTLDDTTGPVDATFFEDAQGPYAATVFHSWLLVIRGVLRRTGPRGVSLRATGAWELPVLWDAWTGDGIDAVRELLAAAPNPEYSRAATAGAAASRSSRPVVATPPTHPEDHGSTAGGPGTRRVLVHASGFEQSPYADLRPAGEDTRNSRSIGRTAGPGDPPGRKLWHSSSGSAGR; from the coding sequence ATGACCACCCGCACCACCCCCGTGGCCCCGTTCCCGCACCTGCACGTCGCCTCCGGGTACTCCCTCCGCCACGGGACCTCCACCCCCGCCGCGCTCGTCGCCCGCGCCGTCGACCTCGGCCTGTCGACGCTCGCCCTCACCGACCGCGACGGCCTGTACGGGGCGGTGAAGTTCGTCCGCGCGTGCGAGGCAGCGGGTCTGGCTCCCGTCCTCGGTGTCGACCTGGCCACCACCCCGACCGGCCTGGCCAGCGGTCTCCCGGCGTGGTCCGACCCCTCGGTGGCGGTGCGCCGCACCGCCTCCCGGAGTCCGGTCCGGGGCGGAGCCGTCGTCGACCCGAGGTTCCCCCGCGTCACCGTCCTCGCCCTGGGGACCGACGACGCCGGCACCGGGAACGGCTGGGCCGCGTTGTGCCGGCTGGTCAGCGCCACGCACCTGGGAGGGGAACGCGGGAACCCCGTCAGCAGCCTCGAACTCGTCACCACCCACGCGCACCGGCCCGACGGCCGCACCGCGCTGGCCGTCCTCCTGGGGCCGGGCTCCGAACTCGGGCGGGCGGTGCTGGCCCGCCGCGACGACCTGGCCGGTGCCGTCCTGCGTCGCTGGCGCGCGCTGTCCCCTCCGGGGTCCCTGCACGTGGAGATCGTCTGCCACCACGGCGCCCCGGGGACGGCGGGCAGCGTCGAGCACGCCGCGCGGATGCTCGCCTTCGCCCGGGCCGCGGGGGTTCCCGCGGTGCTGACCGCGGCCGTCCGCTCGGCCGGGCCCGAGGGGGCGCTGACGGCCGACCTCCTCGACGCCGTCCGCCGGCTGGTGCCCCTGGCCACCCGGCACACCGACCGGGTCAGCGGCCAGGGGCACCTGCTGCCGTCGGCCGACATGGCCCGCACCGCCGCCGACGTCGCCCACGCCGTCGGCGACCCGGCGGTGGCGGCCGAACTCCTGGCCGCCACCCACCTCCTCGCCGACCGTGCGGTCCAGGACCCGGGGACCGACCTCGGCATCGGCGCGCACCACCTGCCCGACCCCGCGGCGCTCGGGCTCGCAGAGGCCGTGGACCAGGACGCCGTCCTGAGACGCCGGTGCGAGGCCGGCGTCTCCCGGCGCTACCCGGGGGCCGACCGCGAGCAGGAGGACCGGGTCCGGCAGCGCCTCGACGACGAGCTCGCCATCGTCCGCGACGTCGGTTTCGCGAGCTACTTCCTCACCGTCGCCGACGTCTGCGAGCTGACGAGGGCGATGGACGTGCGCATCGCCGCCCGCGGTTCGGGCGCGGGCAGCCTCGTGAACCACCTCCTGGGGATCTCCGACGTCGACCCGATCGAGCACCGCCTGCTCATGGAGCGGTTCCTCAACCCCCGTCGCGGGCAGCTGCCCGACATCGACCTCGACGTCGAGTCCGCCCGCCGCGAGGAGGTCTACGCGGCGGTCCTCGGCCGGTTCGGCGCCGAGCGCGTCACGTGCGTCTCGATGATGGACAGCTTCCGGGTCCGCCACGCCGTCCGCGACGTCGGCGCGGCCCTCGGCCTGCCGCCGGTCGAGGTCGACGCCATCGCCACCGCGTTCCCGCACCTGCGGGCCCGCGACGCCCGCACGGCGATCGCCGAACTGCCCGAACTGCGGCGCAGCGGGCTGGGCCAGGAACGCCTAGAGGTGTTCTTCGACCTCGTCGAACGCCTCGACGGCCTGCCCCGGCACGTCGCCCTGCACCCCTGCGGGATCGTCCTGTCCAACCCGCGGCTCCTGGACCGGACCCCGGTGGAGGCCAGCTGGAAGGGCTTCCCGATGAGCCAGTTCGACAAGGACGACGTCGAGGACCTGGGGCTGCTCAAGCTCGACGTCCTCGGGATCCGGATGCAGTCGGCCATGGCGTACGCCGTGCAGGAGATCGCCCGCGTCGAGGAGGTGCGGGTGGACCTCGACGACCGCGGCCAGGTCCCGCTCGACGACCCGGCGACCTACAAGCTCATCCGGTCCACCCGCACCCTCGGCTGCTTCCAGATCGAGTCCCCGGGCCAGCGCGAACTCGTCGGCAAGTTCGGGCCCCGGACCTTCGACGACATCATCGTCGACATCTCGTTGTTCCGCCCCGGCCCCGTGAAGTCGGACATGGTGACCCCGTTCCTGCAGGTCCGGCAGGGCTGGACCGAACCCGAGCACCTCGACGACCGGCTCGAGCACGTCCTCGGACCGACCGGGGGCGTCGTCGTCTTCCACGAGCAGGTCATCGAGATCATCCGGGCCACCACGGGCCACGACCTCGCCGTGTCCGACGAGTACCGCCGCCACCTCGGGACCCGCGCCGGGCAGGCCGAGATGGAGCCGGAGTTCCGCCGGGGGGCCCTGGAGCACGGCTACCCGGAGGCGGTCGTCGACCGGATCTGGGAGGTCCTCACGGCGTTCGCGTCGTTCGGCTTCTGCAAGGCGCACGCCGCGGCGTTCGCCCTGCCCACCTACCAGTCGGCGTGGCTCAAGGCCCACCACCCGGCCGCGTTCCTCGCCGGCGTCCTCACCCACGACCCCGGCATGTACCCCAAGCGGCTGATCCTCGACGACGCCCGCAACCTCGGTATCGCCGTCCTCGGGCTCGACGTCAACGCCTCCGGCGCCACCTACCGCGTGGAGCGGGTCGACCCGCCCGAGCACCCGCCCGAGCACCTGCCCGGAGGCGGCCTCGACCCCTGGCTCGGCGGACACGGCGTCCGCAACCCCGAGGGTCTGGGAGCGGGGATCGCCGACGGCACGGGTTTCGGGATCCGGTTGTCCCTGACCGACGTGAAGGGGATCTCGGCCGCCGAGGTGGCCCGGATCATCGCCGGCCGGCCGTACCGGTCCCTGGCCGACCTCTGGCACCGCGCGCGGCCCTCGCGCCCGGTCGCCGAACGGCTCGTGCTGGCCGGGGCGCTGGACTCCCTGCACGGCGTGCGCCCGGTCGGCAGGGCCGGCGACGCCGCGCCGCGGCGCGGGAGGGCCACCCACCGGGACCTGCTGCTGCAGGTCGCCGAGCTCGAACGCTGGAACCGTTCGACGTCCGCCCCGGTGGCGTCCCGCACGCTCTCCCGGGACCCGCTGCGGACCCTCGACGTCCGGGTCGCCGCGGCGGCCCAGTCGCGGGCGTCCCGTCCCGTCGACGTGCCCGACCGCGCGGTGCAGCTCGCCCTCGACCTCGGGGACGCTCCCGAAGGGGTCGCGGTCAGCGGGCTGCCCGAGATGACCGGCTCCGAACGGGTCCGCGCCGAGCTCGACGTCCTCGGGCTCGACGCCAGCGCGCACGTCGTCGACGCCTACGCCCCGCTGCTGCGGGCGTTGCGGGTCACCCCGTCCCGGGACCTGCGCTCGCAGCGCAACGCGGCCGAACTCCTCGTCGCGGGGGTGAAGGTCGCCACCCAGACCCCGCCCGTCAGGTCGGGACGACGGGTCGTGTTCCTCACCCTCGACGACACCACCGGCCCGGTCGACGCGACGTTCTTCGAGGACGCCCAGGGTCCGTACGCGGCGACGGTCTTCCACTCCTGGCTACTCGTGATCCGCGGGGTGCTGCGCCGCACCGGCCCACGCGGGGTGTCGCTGCGGGCGACGGGGGCCTGGGAGCTGCCCGTCCTCTGGGACGCCTGGACCGGCGACGGGATCGACGCCGTCCGCGAGCTCCTCGCCGCGGCGCCGAACCCCGAGTACTCCCGCGCCGCGACCGCAGGAGCCGCCGCCAGCCGCTCGAGCCGGCCGGTGGTGGCGACCCCGCCCACCCACCCCGAGGACCACGGGTCCACCGCGGGCGGCCCGGGCACGCGCCGGGTCCTGGTGCACGCCAGCGGGTTCGAGCAGTCGCCCTACGCCGACCTCAGACCCGCCGGGGAGGACACCCGCAACTCCCGCTCCATCGGGCGCACCGCGGGACCGGGGGACCCGCCCGGCCGCAAGCTGTGGCACTCCAGCTCCGGCAGCGCGGGCCGGTGA